A genomic window from Paucibacter sp. KCTC 42545 includes:
- a CDS encoding alpha/beta hydrolase — MQLHPLLRWPLRLFLLLLAFLLALVLGFSMYAVLALPALQPWHTERLTQEFRAEAHAGLDFDGYLQREALLFEELKARQAAWQAQEHSAERGEWGEWADSRFNPKSQVSRLAEGAPFNRSMRLGVKQARGQALLIHGLTDSPYAMKAMADTLRAQGMAVTLLRLPGHGTLPSMMLEMELRDWRAAVRIAAADVAKRAGPDQPFYLGGFSTGGALALLHSLDTLQDPALRRPDRVLLAAPAIELPPVAAVSNVVDVLHYLPIPLLQKTRWQELIAEYDPYKYNSFPINAGRQVFHATQALQQGLSEAAAAGRLAQMPPVLTYQSVVDATVGATGALDTLYARLPGAQHRLVLFDINRQQHLRSIVSPSSQALLDRVLASPRGYTLEIVSNLDPQSAAVAAQRWAPGASEASADPVSAALQPALQWPFDQVSLGHVSLLWPPNDPIYGYMPGSGRHGVPAIGSWLLRGESGATNLALGSLTRLRSNPFWALIEADLRATLVADLNARAGETKSHP, encoded by the coding sequence ATGCAGCTTCATCCATTGCTCCGTTGGCCGCTCCGGCTGTTCTTGCTCTTGCTGGCCTTTTTGCTGGCGCTGGTGCTGGGTTTTTCGATGTATGCCGTGCTGGCCCTGCCGGCGCTGCAGCCCTGGCATACCGAGCGGCTGACGCAGGAGTTCCGCGCCGAGGCCCATGCCGGCCTGGACTTTGACGGCTATCTGCAGCGCGAAGCCTTGTTGTTCGAGGAACTCAAAGCCCGGCAGGCCGCCTGGCAAGCGCAGGAGCACAGCGCGGAAAGAGGGGAGTGGGGCGAATGGGCCGACAGCCGCTTCAACCCCAAAAGCCAGGTCAGCCGACTGGCCGAGGGCGCGCCCTTCAATCGCTCGATGCGCCTGGGCGTCAAGCAGGCGCGCGGCCAGGCCTTGCTGATCCACGGCCTGACCGATTCGCCCTATGCCATGAAGGCCATGGCTGACACCCTGCGCGCCCAGGGCATGGCGGTGACGCTGCTGCGCCTGCCTGGCCATGGCACTTTGCCGTCCATGATGTTGGAGATGGAACTGCGCGACTGGCGCGCCGCCGTGCGCATTGCCGCTGCCGATGTGGCGAAGCGCGCTGGGCCGGATCAGCCCTTCTACCTCGGCGGCTTTTCCACCGGCGGCGCGCTGGCCCTGCTGCACAGCCTGGATACCTTGCAGGACCCCGCGCTGCGCCGCCCTGACCGGGTGCTGCTGGCCGCACCGGCCATTGAGCTGCCGCCGGTGGCCGCCGTGTCTAACGTCGTGGATGTGCTGCATTACTTGCCGATCCCGCTGCTGCAAAAAACGCGCTGGCAGGAACTCATTGCCGAATACGATCCCTACAAATACAACTCCTTCCCCATCAATGCTGGGCGCCAGGTTTTTCACGCCACCCAGGCTTTGCAGCAGGGTTTGAGCGAAGCGGCCGCGGCCGGGCGCCTGGCGCAAATGCCGCCGGTGCTCACCTACCAGTCGGTGGTGGACGCCACCGTCGGCGCCACCGGCGCCTTGGACACTTTGTACGCGCGCCTGCCCGGCGCCCAGCATCGCCTGGTGCTGTTTGATATCAACCGCCAGCAGCATTTGCGCAGCATCGTCAGCCCCAGCTCGCAAGCCTTGCTGGACCGTGTGCTGGCCAGCCCGCGCGGCTACACGCTGGAGATCGTCAGCAATCTGGACCCGCAAAGCGCCGCCGTGGCCGCGCAGCGCTGGGCGCCGGGGGCGAGCGAGGCCAGCGCTGATCCCGTCAGTGCGGCGCTGCAGCCCGCGCTGCAATGGCCTTTTGATCAAGTCTCGCTGGGCCATGTGTCCTTGCTGTGGCCGCCCAATGATCCGATCTACGGCTATATGCCGGGTAGCGGCCGGCATGGCGTGCCGGCCATCGGATCTTGGCTGCTGCGTGGCGAGAGCGGCGCCACCAACTTGGCCTTGGGTTCGCTGACGCGACTGCGCAGCAATCCGTTTTGGGCCTTGATAGAAGCGGACCTGAGGGCCACACTGGTGGCAGACCTGAACGCCAGGGCTGGGGAGACTAAGTCCCACCCTTGA
- a CDS encoding aspartate:alanine exchanger family transporter: MNWLTPYLTQHPELAVFLAIGLGYWIGQFKFKGVGFGPVTGSLIAGLLIGYFFHVPVADTAKQLLFLLFMFGIGYSAGPGFIRGIQDGGWRWAALGLLIPLTGLLTAVAVAKLLNLEMGYAAGMMSGALTESPVIGTASEAIRSLPISDEEKSRLISQIPVADALTYIFGTFGVIFFCSYIGPWLLRLDMKAEAIKLEAEMGMARSQPGISSAWRMYELRAYLLDASQPLVGRTVAQAESAVAPERLFIERIRRGTELFTPQPDTVLQAGDVLAIFGPHEALLRVVESRADEVFDRELLDVQQASFDVEVNSRDIAGRRLADLRSNEAIIRGVFLKTIQRGQEQLPVAPGTVIQRGDLLTIHGLVPAVERVAALVGNISRPTLNTDFVTLGLAIFVGALAGMALSLPLGGLHIALGSSVAVLLVGLAVGWRNSRRPLFAYIPPGAVEFMKSIGLAAFVAMIGLKAGPVFVDAVRAIGLQVFLGGMVVTLTPMFVGLLVGRYVLGLNPLLLLGALAGAQTMTAGLAAIQERSESPVAVIGYSSTVAFGHILISIGGTALIWFLH, translated from the coding sequence ATGAACTGGCTCACTCCCTACTTGACCCAGCATCCCGAGCTGGCGGTCTTTCTGGCCATCGGCTTAGGCTACTGGATTGGTCAGTTCAAGTTCAAGGGCGTGGGCTTCGGCCCCGTCACCGGCTCGCTGATTGCCGGCCTCTTGATCGGCTACTTCTTCCATGTGCCGGTGGCCGACACGGCCAAGCAGCTGCTGTTCCTGCTCTTTATGTTCGGCATCGGCTACTCGGCCGGGCCCGGCTTCATCCGCGGCATTCAAGACGGCGGCTGGCGCTGGGCCGCGCTGGGCCTGTTGATTCCGCTGACCGGCTTGCTGACCGCAGTGGCCGTGGCCAAGCTGCTGAATCTGGAGATGGGCTATGCGGCCGGCATGATGTCGGGCGCGCTGACCGAGTCGCCCGTGATCGGCACGGCCAGCGAGGCGATCCGCAGCCTGCCCATCAGCGATGAAGAGAAGTCGCGCCTGATCTCGCAGATTCCGGTGGCCGACGCGCTGACTTACATCTTCGGCACCTTCGGCGTGATCTTCTTTTGCAGCTATATCGGCCCCTGGCTGCTGCGCCTGGACATGAAGGCCGAGGCCATCAAGCTGGAGGCCGAGATGGGCATGGCGCGCAGCCAGCCCGGCATCAGCTCGGCCTGGCGCATGTATGAGCTGCGGGCCTATTTGCTGGATGCCAGCCAGCCCCTGGTGGGCCGCACGGTGGCGCAAGCCGAAAGCGCGGTGGCGCCCGAGCGCTTATTCATCGAGCGCATCCGGCGCGGCACGGAGCTTTTCACGCCCCAGCCCGACACGGTCTTGCAGGCCGGCGATGTGCTGGCCATCTTCGGCCCGCATGAGGCTTTGCTGCGGGTGGTGGAGAGCCGCGCCGATGAGGTCTTCGACCGCGAACTGCTCGATGTGCAGCAAGCCAGCTTTGATGTGGAGGTGAATAGCCGCGATATCGCCGGCCGCCGCCTGGCCGATTTGCGCAGCAACGAAGCCATCATCCGCGGCGTGTTTTTGAAGACCATTCAACGCGGCCAAGAACAGTTGCCGGTGGCGCCGGGAACGGTGATTCAGCGCGGCGACCTGCTCACCATCCACGGCCTGGTGCCGGCGGTGGAGCGGGTGGCGGCCCTGGTGGGCAATATCTCCCGCCCCACGCTCAATACCGACTTTGTCACCCTGGGCCTGGCCATTTTTGTGGGCGCACTGGCCGGCATGGCCCTGAGCCTGCCGCTGGGCGGCCTGCACATCGCCCTGGGCAGCAGCGTGGCGGTCTTGCTGGTGGGCCTGGCCGTGGGCTGGCGCAATTCGCGCCGGCCCTTGTTTGCCTATATTCCGCCGGGCGCGGTGGAGTTCATGAAGTCGATTGGCCTGGCGGCGTTTGTGGCCATGATCGGCCTCAAGGCCGGTCCGGTGTTTGTGGACGCGGTGCGCGCCATCGGCCTGCAAGTGTTTCTGGGCGGCATGGTGGTGACTTTGACGCCGATGTTTGTGGGCCTGTTGGTGGGGCGTTATGTGCTGGGCCTGAACCCCTTGCTGCTGCTGGGCGCCCTGGCCGGCGCGCAAACCATGACGGCCGGCCTGGCGGCGATTCAAGAACGCTCGGAAAGCCCGGTGGCGGTGATTGGATACTCCAGCACGGTGGCCTTCGGCCATATCCTCATTTCCATCGGCGGTACCGCGCTGATCTGGTTTTTGCACTGA
- a CDS encoding c-type cytochrome, producing the protein MLKLRHHRTLAALCASSLLPLLSLAPLAAHAADVAFKVPDEASMPGGPEGEAIKLGKLLVTETGKSLPAHVGNGLNCSNCHLGAGTTPGAAPYVGLWGVFPEYRSRGGRINSLQERVNDCFERSMNGKALAFDGKEMNAILMYIKWLSSGVPVGSNVAGRGMGKVDTNLKPDPVKGQQVYADKCLSCHAAHGEGMKNPAGGYLFPPLWGEASFNIGAGLARTYTAAGFIKHNMPLAQGGTLSDQEAVDVAEFMTHQPRPAFAGAKNDYAKGNKPKDARN; encoded by the coding sequence ATGCTCAAGCTTCGTCATCACCGCACCCTCGCTGCCCTGTGCGCCAGCAGCCTTCTGCCACTGCTGTCGCTGGCGCCCCTGGCCGCTCACGCGGCGGACGTCGCCTTCAAGGTGCCGGATGAGGCCAGCATGCCGGGCGGCCCGGAGGGCGAGGCCATCAAGCTGGGCAAACTCTTGGTGACCGAGACCGGCAAGTCCCTGCCTGCCCATGTGGGCAATGGCCTCAATTGCAGCAACTGCCATTTGGGCGCGGGCACCACCCCAGGCGCTGCGCCCTATGTGGGCCTGTGGGGCGTGTTCCCTGAATACCGCTCGCGTGGCGGCCGCATCAATTCCTTGCAGGAGCGGGTCAATGACTGCTTCGAGCGCAGCATGAACGGCAAGGCCCTGGCCTTTGACGGCAAGGAGATGAATGCCATCCTCATGTACATCAAGTGGCTCTCCAGCGGCGTGCCGGTGGGCAGCAATGTGGCGGGCCGGGGCATGGGCAAGGTGGACACCAATCTGAAGCCCGATCCGGTCAAGGGCCAGCAGGTCTATGCCGACAAATGCCTCAGCTGCCACGCGGCGCACGGCGAGGGCATGAAGAACCCGGCCGGTGGCTATTTGTTCCCGCCGCTGTGGGGCGAAGCCTCCTTCAATATCGGCGCCGGCCTGGCGCGCACCTACACGGCGGCTGGCTTCATCAAACACAATATGCCGCTGGCCCAGGGCGGCACGCTCAGCGATCAAGAAGCGGTGGATGTGGCGGAGTTCATGACCCATCAGCCCCGGCCCGCGTTCGCAGGCGCCAAGAACGACTACGCCAAGGGCAATAAGCCCAAGGACGCTCGCAACTGA
- the proC gene encoding pyrroline-5-carboxylate reductase, with the protein MSSSIAFIGGGNMASAIIGGLIRAGRAPQSILVVEPFEATREQLRQNFGVRVFATADAALSTADLLVWAVKPQYFAEAAAPCAGMVSQALQLSVMAGIRSEAIVRLSGGAERVVRSMPNTPALIGQGIAGLYARPAVSAADRDLVEEVLAPTGRTLWVEQEDDLDAVTALSGSGPAYFFYIVEAMMAAAVEMGLSAEQGSVLALATCSGAAQLALQSSESPAVLRSRVTSKGGTTHAAISSLEQDGVAAAMQRAVLAAQLRAREMGREFGA; encoded by the coding sequence ATGAGCAGCAGCATTGCATTCATCGGCGGCGGCAATATGGCCAGCGCCATCATCGGCGGGCTGATTCGCGCCGGCCGCGCGCCGCAGTCCATCCTGGTGGTCGAACCTTTCGAGGCGACGCGGGAGCAATTGCGTCAGAACTTCGGCGTGCGGGTCTTTGCCACCGCCGACGCTGCCTTGAGCACGGCGGACCTGCTGGTCTGGGCCGTCAAGCCGCAGTATTTCGCCGAGGCCGCAGCACCCTGTGCGGGCATGGTGAGCCAGGCCCTGCAGCTGTCGGTGATGGCCGGCATCCGCAGCGAGGCCATCGTGCGGCTCAGCGGCGGTGCTGAGCGGGTGGTGCGCAGCATGCCCAACACGCCGGCGTTGATCGGCCAGGGCATTGCCGGCCTGTATGCACGCCCGGCGGTGTCTGCGGCGGATCGGGACTTGGTGGAAGAGGTCTTGGCGCCGACCGGCCGCACGCTCTGGGTCGAGCAGGAAGACGATCTGGATGCGGTGACCGCGCTGTCGGGCTCCGGCCCGGCTTATTTCTTCTACATCGTTGAAGCCATGATGGCCGCGGCGGTGGAAATGGGCTTGAGCGCCGAGCAAGGCAGCGTGCTCGCCCTGGCCACCTGCTCCGGTGCAGCTCAACTGGCTCTGCAATCCAGCGAAAGCCCGGCCGTCTTGCGCAGCCGGGTGACCTCAAAAGGCGGCACCACCCATGCAGCCATCAGCAGCCTGGAGCAAGACGGCGTGGCCGCCGCCATGCAGCGCGCCGTGCTGGCCGCGCAGCTGCGGGCGCGCGAGATGGGGCGTGAGTTCGGTGCCTGA
- a CDS encoding chorismate--pyruvate lyase family protein: MGIASRDTLRDWLRAPGSLSRRLAQLGQKFEVQVLRQGTTPLRAPELQALGLPRHGCTFVREVILRVDGQPLVWARSSLHATALAGPWRALKGLGSKPLANLLYADPRVKRSELSPKRIARHGHTRRQMQRQWLAATGSLPSAQMLWSRNSVFRRGGAELRVMELFVPDLARHSPKHRGGSLRVRPGAGPKL, encoded by the coding sequence ATGGGAATTGCGAGTCGAGACACATTGCGCGACTGGTTGCGCGCGCCGGGTTCTCTGAGCCGTCGGCTGGCCCAGTTAGGGCAGAAATTTGAAGTTCAGGTTTTGCGCCAGGGCACAACACCGCTGCGCGCGCCGGAGTTGCAAGCCCTGGGTTTGCCGCGCCACGGCTGCACCTTTGTGCGCGAGGTGATTCTGCGGGTCGATGGGCAGCCGCTGGTGTGGGCGCGCTCATCCCTGCACGCCACCGCGCTGGCTGGGCCGTGGCGGGCACTCAAAGGCCTGGGTTCCAAGCCACTGGCCAATTTGCTTTATGCCGACCCGCGCGTCAAACGCAGCGAACTCAGCCCCAAGCGCATTGCTCGCCATGGCCATACCCGCCGGCAAATGCAGCGTCAGTGGCTGGCGGCTACGGGCAGCTTGCCATCCGCACAAATGCTCTGGTCACGTAATTCAGTATTTCGTCGGGGCGGGGCAGAATTGCGCGTGATGGAGCTGTTTGTGCCTGATTTAGCACGCCATTCACCTAAACATAGGGGGGGGAGCTTGCGCGTTAGGCCCGGCGCTGGCCCTAAACTGTGA